DNA sequence from the Candidatus Kryptoniota bacterium genome:
ATCTTGTTTTCAATTTCAAGCTCAAAGTGCCGAACGCTCTTGAGAAACAAGGTGACATGATTTTTCTCAACACCGATCCTTTTACACTTCGCGGGGACTGGTCCTGGCTTTCGCGGGATAAACGGACCTACGACATCGAGTTCAATTATCCCTATACTATTAATAAGACGATTGAGATCGACATCCCGCGGAACCAGTATAAGATCATGAACATGCCAAAGTATGCTTACCTCACGAGCGACGGTCTCTACTACATGAAGAATTATGAAGATGCCGGGGATGGGCATATCAAAATACTCGAGACGTTTTCGGTAAAATCACGGGACATCCCAGCGGGAAGCTACACGAAGATGAAGAGTCTTATCGAGACGATGAGAACAAAAGCGAGCGAAAAAATAGTGCTGACTGCGAACCAGTAGGCGGCACACGATTTATCGGGATTACTGATGGGGACGTTTAACGGGACAACGCTGACACGAGTGGATGATGTGGCAGCTATAAGCCGGGGTGCGATCTAAGTATTTCCAGCGCTTCCATCACTTCGTTGCGTGGAAGCTTGCCTGATTCGAGTTCATCGTCCGTTTTCCTGGAGAGACGCTCGTAGATCAAGATCCCGTCCGAGACAAATCCGGGATCAGACTCAAGGATGTCGAATACGGTATTTTCCAATCGGTCGTACTCCCCGACAAACTCGTAATATGCCGCGAGTCTTCGCTTCAATTCAATCGGCCGGTCATAACCCTTAATCCGCTCGACAAGCAATTCCACTCCCTGCTTCCATTTCCCCTCTCCAAACTCTTTCGAGTCCGGCAATTCCTCAACAAGAAGTTCGAGCGATTTCAAATTAAGAAACACGCTATCCTCTTCTTCCCCTTGAGACTCCCGGATTTCCGCCTTCTCTTTCAGAAGCATGCCGGCCGCAAAAAGTTTCGATTGCCGGATAGTCGCATCGGAGCCGAGAAGAGATTTCACGTTTGCGAGCGGAATCTTTTCAAATACTTCCAGGTCGAGTCCGAGGAGCGAGCTGCCGGTTTTTTCAACTTCCACGAGCGCCTCTTCGTAGTTCTTGATTTCCTTGAGGAATAGGACGCGCGCCAGCGCCTTTGCCAGCAGGTTTGTCATTCTCATTATGTAATCGCGCGAGAGCATGGTGATTCCGGTCGCAATGAGATTTCGGGCAGCCCTCTTCTTATCTGCTACAGAAATTATGACCGAAAATCCTTAGAAGCCAGATAATTGCCAGCGTCTCAGTCTCAAAGGTTCCTCTCATCCTGAATGAGCGACCTTTGCGGCTTGCCGCCGGCGGGCAGAATATTCAAATGGATTCAAGGAGCAATTCCTATCGGCGCCTCGAATTCCAACACACGCTTTAGTTGTTCTTAGCACCCTGATCGATCCAGTCTTTAATAGTCTGGACGTCGGCGGCAGAGAGTGCCGCCCTTTGGTATGGCATTCGGGCCCCGGCTATCGAGTTGCCGGACACTTTGAAATAGAGGAAGCTGCTGTCCGAGTGCGACGGGTTTACGCGATAGTAGGTGGAGATTTCGATACTCCGAACGTTCACAATGTTCGAATAGGCCTTGCCGCTGGATAGATCCATTCCTTGTTGAGGTGATGAACCCGCATGACATCCGCTGACCGCGCAGTTCGCCGTGAAGATAGGCTGTACCTGGCTGGCAAAACTTATGTCGCCGCTTGGCGTCATGGGATTGCTTGAGGACTTTGAACATGCGGCAAATGCAACTGCAAATAGAATGAAACCTATCTTTCTCATTAAGATTCCCCTCGTTGATAAAATAATTGTTTGGTCCACTTCACTTGATTAAATGACAGACGAATTGTATTCGTTGAATGTTTCCTGCAGATCTTCACGAACAATCGGAGTCAATTCAACCTGTTTAACGAAGGTCAGTACAGCGTAGTTCCTATCCGTAAAAACCTTGTGCGCTATCGCACGATGAGCTCATCGTACACATTGGGAAGTTCTTGCTTGGACTTGCCTCCGCCTTCCCACTCCGAGGCGGTCTTTCCTATCGTCCTGAAATCTCCTACTCCCCCACCGCCATGATCATCCTGAGCCCCCACCAGGACTGTTATCCTCCATCGGGCGTTCGGTTTCCCTAATATGGAATCCGGTAATGAGAACGAGATCTCTTTTGCCGCGGTGTTCCCAAGTGGATCTGCAGCATCACCTGCTGCCGGAATGTATGATGCAATCTTCTTTCCCGTTCTGTCACAGACCTCGATCCCACCTCCAACAAATACAACTCTCTGATAACCTCTTTCTTCCGGAAGAGTGTAATCGGAATTTCTACTTACATCCAACGTCCCATCGATCCCGTCTCCAATCGCAATTGCGACGAATGTCAATTGGAATCCATATTCCGGATGCCACATCGGGTTCACGAGATTTCTGAAATAGAGCTCGAAAAAAACTCTTCCGGAATCGGAAGAGATTTTTGCGCGAGTTAGATCGAGAATTCCCTTCTGAAAATATTGATTAAGAGGATACGTATAACTTCCGCCGGGGCCCCGGTCGTCATAAGTAGAATCTTCAGCAGCTGCTAACACCGTCGCGCTACGGTCCATCTTCTTTATATCGCTCAATTTGAGAATCGTGAAATCGCTTTCCCGTAGAAAGCTCCAGCTCGAGTCGCACTTAGGCGTCTGGAAATGTAAATTGTCCAGCGTCGTATCGTGCAGCACGAAATTTTTGAGATTATTCACGATGAACGGGACGCCATTCGTGTCGGCGAGGATCGTGTCGGCTGTCAAAGTGACGTTGATAGTATCTCTACCCTGAAAATAAAATGCAGTGCGAATATGTCTTTCTCCCCCAACATTGCCGAAAATCTTGAACACAGTACCGACGGCGCTGTCCAGGGGAACAATCGATATCTGAGTATTATCATTCTCGACAGAATAAGTGACAAAGTAATCCTGATTCTGTCCGGAGTTCATCCTGAAAGCCACATGGTGCAAGCCGCTGGGCAGATGGGGTGTAAGGGTTATCGATCCTCCCGGCACATCGACCTGTACTCCGAGGTAGTCCTCGTAAAGCGACTTGATATACTCTGCGAGGCTCCATGCCTGGCTGAATGCTCCCGACTCCTCAGGTCTGTCCCGGCCTTCGCGAGGAAAAGCGTCGAACAGCTCAGGGAGAGTGCCGGCAGTCTTGCCATTCAGTATCTCGTTCGTCAGGTATGACGTGCACGCGTACGCAAAATCTTGCTCCGACTCCAGGACGAGATTTGAGACAAGAGGTCCGGTCAGCCATGGCCAGACGGTACCGTTGTGATAGGCGGCATCCGGGACGTAATAAGGCTGATCGTTATGGTACGGATGAAAATTTGTGTCTCCCTGGAACAAAGTGGCGACTCCCCAGGGATAGACGAGTTTTTCCACGGTCTCCTTGAGAATTTTCGCGCGCAATGTGCGATCACTTAGCATCCATAGTGAAAACAACTGGTTCGGCCTTAAAGAGGAGTCCGGCGAATCGTCGACGTTTAAGTGATCATACAGACGAAGGCCCGTGGTGTCAATGAATCTCTGATTGAAATTTGCGATCATCCTTTTTGCGAACTCCGTTGTGGCTTCGAAAAGCTGGGTATCACCTGCCTGTCGCGACAGATACCGTGTGGCGAGAATCTCCTTCAGCCAATCTGACTGAACGTCGACGGCTCTCGAGCCGCGAGGCGTGTACGGCCCCTTCGGACCAACTGCATCCATCCACGTTTCCTGGTCGCCATGTACCAGGAAGAGATCCTTCCCGATGTGGTACCCTATGCTTCCCTCAAACGCTTTTCTAATCGCCGGATAGACCTGGAATAGGAGAATCCTGTCTCCTGTCATTGCGTAATACATAAAGACAGAGTACACAAACAACGGAGTGCCGTCGGCAGTATTATAAATGACTTCTTTAGGAGTTATGAGATTGGGGATTCGGCCGTAATTCGTGCTCGTCGAATCGAGTTCTTGCTTTGCCGCAAAGTCGAGAATGATCTGTCTGGCTCTTTTGAAATCTCCGATATAGAGTGCGGCCGGTAACGAGATAAAACTGTCGCGCCCCCAATAATCATTGAACCATGGTAGTCCCGCCCATATCCCCTTCATTCCCTGATCGGAGAGAAGCGCGTCGAAGGAGAGTTTCGCCCACGCCACAGCTTTGTCAAGTCGCTCATCACCCGACGAAAAATAAGACTTGTTCAGGACTTCTTGCATCCGGTTTTTCCTGCCGGCGGCGAGCTCCCGATAATCCGTCGAGACGAGAGAAAGTATGTGCTCCACTTCAGAGCGGGTTCTTCCACACGAGACAATGAACGTGACGTCTCTCCCTTTTGTCTTTAAGAAAGCTGGGGAAACGAATGGACCTGACCTGTCGGCGTGTTTGACAAGATCCGACTTCCCTCCGCCAAGTGCGATCCAGCGGCCATAAGTGCCTTCAGGCACGGAAGTATTTTCGAAGAGAACGTATTTCCCCTTTTGGACTGAGAACGTTCGAGCGTCGACTGAATTGAATAGGAGTCTAAATTCAAATTTCATTTCATGAGGAGATTGACATTGGATGAGCAGGGCATTGAAAGTATCAAGCATAGTAAACGTCTCAACCACATCAGATTTGTATTTCCGCACGAGCCTGTCGGGAAAAACGGTGGTCGCCGCTTCGGAACGGTCCAGGGAGGTTCCATCCGCGGTGACGGAGTAATCCTTCAGGACAGGATTGTCATAAACCGTCCATCCCTGGTAGGGGGCGGTGTTAATCCCGTTTGCCTCGCCGAAATAAAAACCGGATTCCTTGTTTGTGTAGCTGTACCACTTTATCTGGTTTTCGGCTCTGATGCCAAGGCTTTCGATCGATAATCCATGAGGGGACGCCCCTCCGAGGAGGAGAAGTGCCAGGAAGCAATGCATATTTCACCTAGTTTGATTCAGGATCGTATCCCGATGTCATAGAGATTCGGACATCGGCGTCTTGGAAGACTGAGGCGTTTTCTCGGCATCACATAGACGATGGGGGTTGGCTCAACGGGTGTCGTATCAACTGTCGCAATTGCCATATAAAAAGTCAACGCAACGAAAAACACTATCGCTCTCATCGGCACAATTTAAAGAAGCGGGTGAACATTTGAAAGCCTGTGAAACATAGTCACTTACGATTGTCATTGATTCAAAATATTGGAATGTTAAATTGATTCGTGAGAAAAATTCTTGCAATAGGATTGATAGCGTTCGCGATCTCTTGCGCGGTGACTTCTTGCAAGAACACACTTGACTCGTCGACCGGTCAGACCGACATCGTCTTTCCCTCCTCTGGGGTAAGCTACTTCGGGCAGGTGCAGCCGCTTTTCGACCTTAAGTGTAATTCTGTAGGATGTCATAACAGTACCGATCTCGCGGGAGGGCTTGATCTGTCGAGTTACTTCACGTTGATTTCTTACCCGGGAGCCGTAATTGCCAAAGACACGGTCCACAGCGTTCTGATTCAGCGCGTCACGGGAATCGGAGGGATCATGCCGCCTACCCCCATTCCAACATTGAATCAGAACCAGATTCACGGACTCAAAGTCTGGATCAGCGAAGGCGCAAAATACAATTAAGAAAAGCGCCAGGCGGAAAAGGTGGAAAGCAAGAAGTAAGCACGCGAAGGGGAACAGAGGATACGGACACCTGTCGAAATTAAAGACAGATGTGTAATGGAGCTTTTTACTTAATCACTCAAACATTTCGTTCATCTGATTTACGACAGTCATTTGGGCCCGAAGCTCTTGAAGTTTCTTTGTCAATATTTCCTTGTGCTCATGTTCCATCCCGGCCAATGAGAGAAGTACTTCCTTGACCTGTGGATCGCATGCGATCTTGGCTCCGTGAAGATATTTCTTTTCGGAATCGATCTCGCTCTTGATCGCTTCTTCAAGGATAGAAGTAATCGTTTCGTTAATCTCGGCACAGTCCTTCATTTCACCTCCGTCAACCTTCGTGTTCAAACTTCTTCATGATAGATAGGAGCGGCTCAGCTTTCTTTTGTCTGGAAATTGAATCCCGGAAAGCTTTCATAGTCATGATACCGCTCATTTTCAACGCGAGGAGTATTCCTCCCAACGAGGCGCCGCTTCCTGAGTACTTTTCCCTTAGTCCAACTTTTACTATTCTTCCTTTGCATTTCGGAATTTCCAGATGACTGTCGGCGATAATCAGGGTTTCCTCTCCAGAGCGCTTGAAGACTCCCTGTGACTCGAGCTCGTGGGTTCCCTCTTCGGAAACCGCGATAATGAAATCGGGTGACTCGATCCCCGTGAAATAGATTTCGTCAGGTGAGAGAACCACCTCCGACAGCGAAAATCCGCTTCCCTGAGTAACCGGATTGTCATTTTTCTGAGTAGCGTTTAATCCAGACAGGACAGCCGCTTCGACAAGAAGATGCGCAGAGAATTGGACTCTCTCTCCTGCCGTGCCCGCGATTACGAATCCCATCTTCTTTGTCAGGCTGTTGCCATATTGAGGAGAGAGGAATGCCGATTTACTTCCGGATGTCTCGCGTGGTACGGGAAATTTATTCTTGTATGCCTCTCCGAATTCGAGACGGTCTGCCCGATTCACGATGATTCCCAGCTCCGTAGTTTTTCCGGGATAAATTTCCGCCAGCTTGTTTCCCCTTATGGAATTTCCACGCGTTGCGTATTCCGTACAAAGCTCAAGGACTTCCACAAGAGCGAAGCCCGGGTGATCGATAGCTTGCGCGATCACGGTCGAGAGATCCCTGTCGGTCGCGGTCTTTCTAGCGAGAAACCCGGCTCCCGCACCTTCAAGTATAGACACTATATCGATCGGCGGGATTATGTTCCCTCGAGGAGTTGTTGCGGTGATGAAATCCATCGGTGAGAAACTTGAATTCTGGCCGCCTGTCATTCCAAAAAGAAAATTGTTGTACAATATTACTGTAACGTCGGCGTTCAGCTGCGCGGCATTAACCAGGTGGAGCAGCCCTATCATTGCTCCTCCGTCACCGATGACGACGACGTTT
Encoded proteins:
- a CDS encoding ferritin family protein — encoded protein: MKDCAEINETITSILEEAIKSEIDSEKKYLHGAKIACDPQVKEVLLSLAGMEHEHKEILTKKLQELRAQMTVVNQMNEMFE
- a CDS encoding amylo-alpha-1,6-glucosidase, which gives rise to MHCFLALLLLGGASPHGLSIESLGIRAENQIKWYSYTNKESGFYFGEANGINTAPYQGWTVYDNPVLKDYSVTADGTSLDRSEAATTVFPDRLVRKYKSDVVETFTMLDTFNALLIQCQSPHEMKFEFRLLFNSVDARTFSVQKGKYVLFENTSVPEGTYGRWIALGGGKSDLVKHADRSGPFVSPAFLKTKGRDVTFIVSCGRTRSEVEHILSLVSTDYRELAAGRKNRMQEVLNKSYFSSGDERLDKAVAWAKLSFDALLSDQGMKGIWAGLPWFNDYWGRDSFISLPAALYIGDFKRARQIILDFAAKQELDSTSTNYGRIPNLITPKEVIYNTADGTPLFVYSVFMYYAMTGDRILLFQVYPAIRKAFEGSIGYHIGKDLFLVHGDQETWMDAVGPKGPYTPRGSRAVDVQSDWLKEILATRYLSRQAGDTQLFEATTEFAKRMIANFNQRFIDTTGLRLYDHLNVDDSPDSSLRPNQLFSLWMLSDRTLRAKILKETVEKLVYPWGVATLFQGDTNFHPYHNDQPYYVPDAAYHNGTVWPWLTGPLVSNLVLESEQDFAYACTSYLTNEILNGKTAGTLPELFDAFPREGRDRPEESGAFSQAWSLAEYIKSLYEDYLGVQVDVPGGSITLTPHLPSGLHHVAFRMNSGQNQDYFVTYSVENDNTQISIVPLDSAVGTVFKIFGNVGGERHIRTAFYFQGRDTINVTLTADTILADTNGVPFIVNNLKNFVLHDTTLDNLHFQTPKCDSSWSFLRESDFTILKLSDIKKMDRSATVLAAAEDSTYDDRGPGGSYTYPLNQYFQKGILDLTRAKISSDSGRVFFELYFRNLVNPMWHPEYGFQLTFVAIAIGDGIDGTLDVSRNSDYTLPEERGYQRVVFVGGGIEVCDRTGKKIASYIPAAGDAADPLGNTAAKEISFSLPDSILGKPNARWRITVLVGAQDDHGGGGVGDFRTIGKTASEWEGGGKSKQELPNVYDELIVR
- a CDS encoding DUF6483 family protein produces the protein MLSRDYIMRMTNLLAKALARVLFLKEIKNYEEALVEVEKTGSSLLGLDLEVFEKIPLANVKSLLGSDATIRQSKLFAAGMLLKEKAEIRESQGEEEDSVFLNLKSLELLVEELPDSKEFGEGKWKQGVELLVERIKGYDRPIELKRRLAAYYEFVGEYDRLENTVFDILESDPGFVSDGILIYERLSRKTDDELESGKLPRNEVMEALEILRSHPGL
- a CDS encoding c-type cytochrome domain-containing protein encodes the protein MRKILAIGLIAFAISCAVTSCKNTLDSSTGQTDIVFPSSGVSYFGQVQPLFDLKCNSVGCHNSTDLAGGLDLSSYFTLISYPGAVIAKDTVHSVLIQRVTGIGGIMPPTPIPTLNQNQIHGLKVWISEGAKYN
- a CDS encoding thiamine pyrophosphate-dependent enzyme, whose translation is MADMPIGAAPSTYLKVDAKFPFCKGCGHHHITHAIDAALVKLKIPPHNINITSDIGCVGLVDALFHSVHTFHTTHGRSTAFATGVEIADSILDDSKLKNVVVIGDGGAMIGLLHLVNAAQLNADVTVILYNNFLFGMTGGQNSSFSPMDFITATTPRGNIIPPIDIVSILEGAGAGFLARKTATDRDLSTVIAQAIDHPGFALVEVLELCTEYATRGNSIRGNKLAEIYPGKTTELGIIVNRADRLEFGEAYKNKFPVPRETSGSKSAFLSPQYGNSLTKKMGFVIAGTAGERVQFSAHLLVEAAVLSGLNATQKNDNPVTQGSGFSLSEVVLSPDEIYFTGIESPDFIIAVSEEGTHELESQGVFKRSGEETLIIADSHLEIPKCKGRIVKVGLREKYSGSGASLGGILLALKMSGIMTMKAFRDSISRQKKAEPLLSIMKKFEHEG